A window from Vicia villosa cultivar HV-30 ecotype Madison, WI unplaced genomic scaffold, Vvil1.0 ctg.000487F_1_1, whole genome shotgun sequence encodes these proteins:
- the LOC131628864 gene encoding mitochondrial import inner membrane translocase subunit Tim9-like: MDPNMIADMASLPAEDQQRMTAMIDQLQVRDSLRMYNNLVERCFHDCVDTFKHKSLQKQEETCVRRCAEKFLKHSMRVGMRFAELNQGAATQD; the protein is encoded by the exons ATGGACCCAAACATGATTGCTGATATGGCTTCTCTTCCGGCGGAAGATCAACAGAGAATGACTGCCATGATCGATCAGCTCCAAGTCCGTGACAG CTTGAGAATGTATAATAACTTGGTGGAGAGATGCTTTCACGATTGTGTCGATACATTTAAGCATAAATCCCTGCAAAAGCAGGAGGAAACATGTGTTCGAAGATGTGCAGAAAAATTTCTAAAGCACTCTATGCGTGTTGGCATGAGGTTTGCTGAACTCAACCAAGGAGCTGCAACTCAAGATTGA